One Perca flavescens isolate YP-PL-M2 chromosome 5, PFLA_1.0, whole genome shotgun sequence genomic window, ATAGGTTGTGGCTTGATAGCTGTATGCTTGGCCATACAAAAAAAGTCCTCTACACACGGGATTAGCTATGTATTAATTATATTTAAGTCAGGGCAGGTCTCTTAGGACATATGCTTGCTTGGTAATACCAAGAAAGCATGATCCTACCAAGTTGGTATGCTTGGACACATTTCCCTTTTGATCCTTTGTTGTTTTCATTATGTTATTTATACTTTAGTCAAAGAATAGATTGTATGTTTGAAGCTGATCCTATTTCTTTCACTATTCAGCTTTGTAGGTTTAGATAgataaaaaatcataaagaACTGATGTCATCGCGAGCAATCTTTTAAAAGATcaatttaaaacacaaaaataccaTTTCACTTATAAAGTTATGTTTTCACTGTCCTAACTCAGGCATTTTATAATATAGTATTTAAATTTGAGCATATGGCACATCCTGAAGCTTTAATTGAAGAAAGCTTgctgtattgtgttttatttgtttaacactCCACACTCCATTCAAGTATGGACACAGATGGAAGTCTCAACATTACTGACAGGAGACTAGTAAGTGTTAGTTTGGCACACAGCGGAGAAGAACACAGAAGCAACACTTTCCTCAGAATGTGTGGGAAACTGAAGAGTGTCTGAGGCTGTTTAATTAGGAGTTCATCTGAGCTGTTAAAGCAGATTGTCTTGTCATACCTCTAAGATAGTGATGGATAGATATGTAAAAGTTCTTTCTctctacttcttttttttctatttttcttttgtgtgctTCACCAAATAGCAACTTTCCTTCAGAGTTTTTGCTCTCTCTTGTCATACCAGATATGTTTTACAGCAATTACTCACCCCCCATAAATTTGTCATTTGCTAGCCACATAAAGAGACAAAGAAGAAGCCCTCTAGCAGGATATGAAAACTAGATTTGGACAGTGGCTAATCTAGATAATGTGTTTTCATCATTAGCAAAGACAAGCATattcagagagaaaaaggatTGCCCTTGCATTCAGTTGATTGGGATGTCTTTTTTAATTGGGCTCAAAGAGAGCTGAGACGTACAGTAAGTGGTCCTTTTAGGTGAAGGCTATTGGCTTATTTCATTGTGGTAGTCGCACCACTGATCTGCTAAGAGATAAAAGCGTCAAAATTCATCACCAAGTTTTCCCTGTTGTCGTATTAGGCTTGAAGTGAATGAAGCACATCTCCGAGAGTTGCCAAGATGAACCTTGTGAAAAAGTGGAACTCACTTTACTGAATGAAGAAGAGTTCAGGCTCTGCTCACTACCTCTCTACTTGAAGCAGTCAGCTCTTTGGATTGATTTTTGGTGAGCTGCAGACCAAAAGCGAAGCTTTTTACGGAGCTCCAATTTACGGCactcagcatttttttttcctgtcctgCTCTATCTTTTTAACCGAAAACAAGCTCACTGAAATAACCTGGAAATGCAAAGGTCATTGTCAAGTACTTGAACAAGAATCATTGGGCTACTGAAATGTCTGAGCCTCAGAATTCAGACAAGAGAAAAGACTGAGGTTAAAACAGGAGGACttgtacatactgtatcatGACTTGGTGCATGCACAGtaacagtaaaaagaaatcgttgaaacatattctttgttcttttctgctGTTGAGAATGTCACTCCACAAACGCTGCTTTtcatacaacacacactagcTGTTTAAATGCACACATTCATATGCATTTTTGGTGTTATTGTAAACCGACAAAAGATCTtagctgtggtgtgtgtggaaGCTCAGCAGGCTGCGAGCTCTGTCTCTATGAAGTGAAGGTCAGAGCTGTCCTCGGGCTATAACAGGCACACTGTTGCAGCTATGTGCAGACTGACAGAAAGCAAAACCACAGTGGCAAATTCAATCCAGTGCTGCCTGTCCAGCTTCTGTTTAACACGAGCTAAGTGGAGCAGCCAAAAGTGCTCCATCATGATTCACAGAAGCCTGCAAAAACATGTATTGTGGGTGGAACAACAgcgcaataaacacacagtataaACAGCAGGGACATCATTgggatttattattatataacgTATCATAAAATAACAAGTATACACATCTttgaacaaacaaaaatattccTGAGCACACTTTTCTCTGCCCTCCTCATGGACACACTCTCTACAGAAGAGCTTCATCTGTCTGCATCAGGAACCATTAGCATTTTTATTGACATTCCATAGCAAAGGCTGCAGTTGGCGCTTGTTTGCAGGGTAATCTGTGTACAATACTCCTCGAATTCTGTGTAATCACCCGCTTGCTTTGCCTTTGAGCAATTTTTCAGCCTTATCATGAACAGCAAGCAGTTTCCCAATGAAATCATTTTATCTCTATTTCTAGCCCTTTTTCTAAGAAATGCATGCCATGAGCTGAGCTCTCAATACTGCACTCCAGAGTGTTTAACACAGCTGAGCGATTATTTTAtcgaggagaggagagaatcAATCACATCAGCCGAAACTGAATTGCTGTTTTTGGCATCTTATCAATGCAAAGCCAGTGAGGCTGTGAGAATAATGATTATTTCCACATCACAAACACAACCAACATAGCCATATGTAAATGTAGATGTAAAAATGTAGATCCTGAATTGTGCTCAGATTTTAACCGAAGAATCTATTAGCATGTATAAATAGCTGCAGATTAATAATGTACGTGGCTTCTCATTTACAGTTATGGActtgcatatacagtatgtactgtgCAGGGTCATGTCAATGTTGCTGAGCCTGACAGTATAAATAACAGTCAGCTGGCTAACAGCAGGGCTAAATCAAGTTGTCTGTGTGTAGGACACAGCAGGCCAGGAGCGCTACAGGACCATCACCACTGCCTACTACCGCGGGGCCATGGGCTTCATCCTAATGTACGACATCACCAATGAGGAGTCCTTCGGCGCTGTGCAGGACTGGTGAGTCGTTTTGAGCTCTTTGGAATCAATGTTGGTCTGTTTTTGACAGGGTTTGTATGTAGATGTCATCTCCCATCCTATTTCTTTCTGCGGGTTATATTGTATTGTTATGAGCATCAGATCAACACATCAAAAGGGCTTCCTGTTTGTTGCTGTGATGCAATCAGTTGATGTCCTGCACACTCAATATTGTACATTGTTTGTCCTTTTTCCAAGACAAATCTTAGCATCCCTATCTCCTAACAGCTACGGTacatgtctctctttctctctgataTTTGACAGTGTTGTTATGTAGTGTGCACCGAGGCTTGGAGATCTAGGGGAAGCTTGTCAAGGTCATGACTCTCGTCCATTTATGAGTCACACAAGCGTCTGCAGGCTGAAGAGCAACTCTGAGCCAAGTCCAAATGTCTGTGATTTATGATGATTCATTTATGTCTAAAACAGAACTTGGTAGGCAATGTTCAATTGGCTGCAGAAACCAGGTTTCTGGGTTATGATTCTAGCTCTAGAAGCAAGCACGTTCTCATCGGAACAAACAGTGTGGCACTACAGCGAGAAGCTTTGGTgaaacaattagagataaatgTGCGCTTTGATTTACAGTTTGCTGATGTTTCTCCTTATACCCTCACTCTCCACAGGTGTTGTGGTGAGAGCTgttattttccattttatttacacCCTGCTGTCCTACAGTTATCTCTGTCTGCCAGTGCAAAGAGATTATGGGAGCACAGAATGAGCTTATTTTGAGAGGAAATATTTCTAAATCATCATATTCTCATGATGTTACTGTTTCAGCTGCAGGAAATCATGATATGACTCACACAGACTTGATATAAgatggtgatatttttgcagttAACACTTGAGCTGAATGCCACATGGATTGCATCCATTTAGAACTGACAATCACTATTAAGGCCAGTGTCTACTTAGCCCACATCACTTAGCTACAGTAGCAGCACTTGGCAGCTGCTTTAGGAGCATCTTTCATGGTTAAAACATCTGCATTAGCTGCATTTAAAGTGAGCACATATTTAAAGCCTGGTGTTCTTTAATTGGggatgaaatgtttaaaaaaaggtccaactgggatttatttattattagcaTGAATTGTGTTAAAATGCTTCACATTGTCAAcctgttttgtatttaaatagATTTCCAGTCATTCTACGCAAGAAAAACAATGCTCTCCTGTTAAGAGAGGTTGGAGCCAGACACACCTATTATTCTTTTAAGGCCTGTCTGACACTTTGATGGACTACTGCAGTCTGAACTCTGTCTGTGATGGGTATCTTAATTAATAGAGCCAAGTGTGTCGCTGGCAGAGACAATCCCAGAGAGTTACCTGTGAGCTTACTTACCAGACAAAATGCACAAATCAGTCAACTGTATGGGAAGATGCTTTTTTTTACCCTTCATATAACCAAAATTCTTCTTTTTGCCTTTGCCACAGGCTTTAATTCCACTTTCTCTTTCCCTTGTTCCTAGTGACAAGGTTGTAGAAAAAAAGATGTTGCCATGGCAACGGCTCCTTCGCCGACTGTGGCTGAATTAAGCTTATGACGTGCTCATTTCCTGCCAGTGACAGAGACAAAACAGGGAACTATTGTAATGCTGACATCAAATATAGGAATCAGAAGAAGAAATCATGCAAATGAATTACGCTATACATACACCATTTAATTACAGCAACAATCTCAAAGCATTTACTTTTTCATGTTGTCTTCTGTTATCCTGGGGCTAAATTGTATAAAAACCACTGGTAAATACAGACGTTTAATAGCCTGCGTAGCTGTGTTAGACTTGATACGAATACAAATGGTTTTCTGTCAGTGAACATTATCAGCAGTTGGCGTCAAAATGACCCACATCTGAACCGTTATCAAACGTCAGAACTATAAGAGATGAGTGCTAACATcatgctgctgctctctctctctctctctctctctctctctctctctctctgactcgttgtttcttcctctctttcttacTGGCTCTTTCTCTACTGTTTTCAGCCTGTGGTGTGTTCACTGCCCTACTTTTAGTCAGACTGCAACACCACGGGAGATATTTGTTCCCttaatgtgaatgtgtgtgctcACAATGCAAATTATGTCATACAGctgtaaatacatacatacatacatacatacatacatacatacatacatacataaacacatacataaaGTGTAGTGTATATGGTACAGGCAATGCCTCatttcatatacagtatctagCTGTCCTGTTTGGGATGGGAATTCTTTTTCTGGCAGGCTGAAGACAGAGTTCAGATAATGATCCATATGTGCAAGGTGTGTGCATCTTCTCTATAGTTAGCCATTATTTAGTAACAAACCAGTGTTTCCCATATGTCTTGTCAGTGACCTTAACTAAGACCCGGTGTAACTACAATATCCAGCAGGCTGTTTGTAAGACATCCAATTAATAGCTTTCCAATCAGAAGTAGGCAGAAGCCAAAGAACAAATCTAAAGGACAGGATAAAAAGTATGACAAATATCAATGTCAAATAGCTAGAAAATACCTAATGATAACCTAAATCTGATTAATAGTGATTACATGTTTTAGCACAGACCGGCAGTTGACCCACTTTTCCACTGCTACCATCAGTGACTCAAATATTACATGATGTCAAACACAAGGTGATGTAATCACTGTTTATGACCGGTCTAAATGGCGAACAAACCTTACATCGTGTCCTTGACTCCAAACGCAGCAACAGCATTTCACTGTGGTGCTTTTGTTTCTGATTGCGTGCAGGTCAACCCAGATAAAAACCTACTCGTGGGATAATGCACAGGTGGTGCTGGCTGGAAATAAGTGTGATATGGAAGAGGAGAGAGTGGTCTCAGTGGACAATGGCAGACTGCTGGCAGAACAGTTGGGTAAGTCTTGGAGTAACATTCAACTCTTTTGGGATATCATCAAAAATACTGCACCATGGAAGCAGCTTTGTTTTCAATAACTGTCAAAGCTTTTCCCAAAAATGTAATCATaaatatgtaatgtatgttGTTATCTTAGTTGGCCCTGTCTCTTCCTATTCTCATGTTAcctgctctccctctttccAAGGTTTTGAATTCTTTGAGACCAGCGCCAAGGACAACATCAACGTGAAGCAGACCTTTGAACGTCTCGTTGACCTAATTTGCGACAAGATGTCCGAGAGCTTGGACAGTGATCCGGCCGTCCCCACAGGAGCTCCCACTGCCAAACTCACAGACAGCGCTCCGCCCCTCCAGCAGTCTGGATGCAACTGTTAGTGACTGATGTCAGGAAGCAAAGAGGAGGGCAGCGCGGGTCCTCTAAGGTGGTAGTGTGCAGAGTTTTGTTCTCCCTTATCACTCCTGCTAGTGCTGCTTTCCCTGGACTACAGCTCAAACCCTGTTTAGTAGTAGAATTACAAAATGCTTTCGTATTATCTCTCAACTTTATCACCTTATATCAAGAGCAAATAACCAGACAAACAGACATGGCTATTGTAAAAAATGTTCAACATTACAGGATATCTATAATATAGAGACACCATATTCTCATTCTTTAGCTAGTTAGTATGGTCATAAACCAAGAATGTGTGATAAGGCTGGAAATAGTCCATAGTCATGATGTACAGTTAATCcttaaaacctttaaaaaaaatccttaagaCCTAGAATAGTTATACAATGAGAGTCAGTGAGtgcttacatttttattttttgtacaatatGTATTTTCCTTTTATAGGATTATTTTGTCTCCTATAGCTGCCAAATCTATGATTTAGTGCACTATAGTATGTAGCGGCTTTCCTTTGtgtagtgagtgtgtgtttgttgtgtgactgtacagtaagtgtgtgtgggtctgcATGAGTGTGAGTATTAGGTCTGAGTCAAATGAGTGCTGGAACTTTGTCATCTAAAAAATAATCTACCTTGGATAAAAAAGTGGCCTTTTAGCATCTCCAACACGGCCTCTGTAAGTTCCTCTGTCATGTTTACTTTGGAATGAATCCAGTATGTATAATGTTGATGTGAGTACAATTCCACGTTTtgctgtctgtatatgtgtaattGCTATGATATGAAGTATATCTGTAAATCTTAAAAGCAACTATTTCTATGTGCTTAGCCTCTTAGATGACCCTTTATAGTTTGATGAGCGATGAGCATGCTGCCAAAAGTCAATCATACATGCTGTTTTATCTAAAgataaaatctaaacatcctCAACTCCATATGATAGATATGATCCAGAATTTCATTAAATACAAATCTCACACTGACAAGGCACAGTACAGTGTTTGATATACAACAACTGATCAACTCTGGCATGGAAGAAacagccatatatatatatatatatatatatatatatatatatatatatatatatatatatatatatattttatatatatatatatatatatatataaaaaaaaaaaaaaaaactttatttcacCATTCACCTAAATTTCATGTTTGTGCtttattaaaattaatttcCTGCTTAGAAAACACCATAGAAATAGACTAAACAGTAGTTTAAAATCTGAATGCAGGCATATACAGTGCTGTAGTGGTCTTGATGATAACTGAAGTCCATATAGTATAAAGGTTGTAGCTTAAATCCAGAAAGCCTTTCAGTCCTACAactcatagaaaaaaaaaacatttgtgccAAAACGTTACAATTCCTTTAGCATCGTCAGTTGTTTGTTGCATAGTTGAATAAAAACTCCAAAAAATTGCATGAAGCCAGTTCTGACTTATCTATGTAGATTTATATAATAAGATAGTGTATATATCACTCTGTGTTACAGTTTTAGAAGCATTGTCATAGCAGTTGCTGTGAGATGCAATGGGCCAATAAGTGcaatattttatgaatgaaacccTGTACATAGTTTCTCCTGTCCTCGAGTACAACGACTCTATCTGCAGTATGTGAGTGACAGTTTGGTCAGAATGGCTCTGAAACTGATGTACAACCCTAAAAAAAGTGAGAATGTGCTTGTTCAGTGACAGCAGCCACTGAATGTGtgacttggtgtgtgtgtgtgtgtgtgtgtgtgtgtgtgtgtgtgtgtgtgtgtgtgtgtgtatgtgtatatgtgtaccTGCCATATTGAACAGACAAATTACGTAATATAGTGCATTGTTTGTGTATACCTTTTGTACAAATGTATTCACGTACTATATGCTGTTCCTGCTAACTGTTGGGTGTTGATTGATCTTGTATTATCATGTCAAAATGCAGTGTTATTGTGAAAGATAGACAGGGAAATAACTTAGTCCATGCCATTTGCCATACTGTTAAAATTTCAAGAAAAGGGATACaattactctgtgtgtgtgcatctgtgtatgtgtgtgatattATAATTTTATGCTAGTAGCCATGATATCAATTATTGTGTTGATCTCCAGTCAAGATTCATGTAATAGAGGAATAATTACAGTATGTGGCAGTCAAATCTCAAATCTGGTCCAATCTCATTTTAGAAAAGTATGACTTTACATATAGAATTAATATATTTGTTTCTCAGAGTGCAAGCAAAGTTAGAAGTATGTTTTTGAGATTATAAGAAATAAATCAAATTCTATCAGTGGGTCTCTGtgttctctctcgctctctgctGACTATATAAAGGCACTAAGGAGGGATTGGGTGGCTGCTGCCCTCTAACTCGGCCTTGCTGTCTCAGAAGCATTGCTCTGTCCTGTTGTTGCAGCTCAGACAACTTGTTTCATTTTGAGGCAATGTACACCACCTAGTGTTGGAGCGCTACGCTTGCATCGCTGGTGATTAATGTGAAACATTTGACATTATGTTACATTTGCCTGCTTTGGTGGTCAAATGCAGTGGTGGAGAGTACTggatttatatacatttttggggaattttacttgattacttacattttatgctactttatttatatttctactTCACCtcatttcagaggcaaatatttgACTATAGTCTTGAGAtactttgcagattaagattTGACTTATAATGAATTGATGTACATTGAACTACCCAACAGCACATGTACAATTGGCCTCACCTTAACAGCttcattaaaatgtcacttACACGTTTATGCATCAGTAGTAATAATCTAATATTCAAAAATATAACACCAGTGGTGAAAAGTAGCTAAATACAATTACTAAGTTTTGCACGTAACTACAATTACTTTCAATGTTATGCTACTTTTTATGTATACTCACCTACATTTCATTCAAATGtcctttttactccactacatttatctgaaagCTATAGTTACCAGTTATTTGGAGATTttgattttacatacaaaatgtgtgatcattttattaaacatgatGCATTGTTGTAGATAAAACTACCTAACAGTTGCAACATTAACCTAGTAAACTATGTTAACACAGTAGTACTCTAGCTTCACCCTCACCAGATACAACATGACAATACTACTTAAACAGTGCATGCATCAATAATAATCCGATGgtacaatatataatataaaactcAGGGGCCATTCTGCTCCAGGAATACTTCTTATAAGACTGTTTgcttaagtaaaggatcagaatactttttttaaacactgcaCACACCCATGTACCAGCTTCATATAACAAAGTGTGTAAACCTGTATAACCTACTGTTGTGAAACAAACATGTCAAAGAGGGATTTATTGATCACTTCGTAACTGGTACTATCACAGTATCATACACAACAtatttctttgtctttattGCACTTTTTAGGATATCCACGCCTGGTGACGTGTAAAAAACCCCTCGAAAAAACACTTTAGACATACGTTAAtgtgacaaacacaaatcacagCCTTTTCTTCCTCATTATGGCTGCAGTGATAACTGTTCACTGAGATGAACAGTTGATAACACTGTTCAGTTAGAATGAAGGACAGCTGAATGTACTGCTCATGCCCTTCAGCCATGGTGGCTCAAAGACAGATATGATCACCCAGAGATGGGTAGTGCATAAAGATTATAACACATATAT contains:
- the rab3c gene encoding ras-related protein Rab-3C — translated: MDLYGKMAATQDVKGKGEGGDQNFDYMFKLLIIGNSSVGKTSFLFRYADDAFTSAFVSTVGIDFKVKTVYKNDKRIKLQIWDTAGQERYRTITTAYYRGAMGFILMYDITNEESFGAVQDWSTQIKTYSWDNAQVVLAGNKCDMEEERVVSVDNGRLLAEQLGFEFFETSAKDNINVKQTFERLVDLICDKMSESLDSDPAVPTGAPTAKLTDSAPPLQQSGCNC